CGGCACCGGCGACCACCGCAGCTTCGACGCGGCGCTGGACGGGCGGGCCCACACCGGCGCCCCGCTCGCCCTCGTCTGCACCAACGGCAAGCGCGACCGCTGCTGCGCCCTCCTGGGGCGGCCGCTCGCGGCCGAGTTGTCCGCCTCCGGGGTCGAGGGCGTCTGGGAGGTCACCCATCTGGGTGGACATCGCTTCTCGCCGACGATGCTCGTGCTGCCGTACGGCTACGCGTACGGCCGGGTCGGGGCCCCCGCCGTCAAGGAGATCCTCCACAGCGCCCAGGACGGCCGGATCGTTCTGGAGGGGTGCCGCGGGAGCTCGGCCTGGGAGCGGCCCGGGCAGGCGGCCGAGCTGGCCGTGCGTGCGGCGGCGGACGAGTACGGGGCGGACGCTCTGATCGTCGTACGGACGGAGGGCGCGGCACCCCGGTGGGAGGTGACCGTCGCGCACGTGGACGGCCGCCACTGGCGGGTCGTGGTGGCCCAGGGCGCGTCCCTGCCGCCCCGCGCGGAGAGCTGCGGGACGTCGGTGCTCGGTTCGCCCGCGCGGATGGACGTGACGGCGGTGCGGGAGTTGACGCCGTCCTCGGCCCTGGCGAGCTGAACAAGCCGAACAAGGTGGTCAAGGGCCTCGTCCACCGATCAAGTGGGTCATCCGCTGATCAAGTGGGTTGATCAAGAGATCCACGCCACACCCCTGCGGCAGCCCGTACCCCTCCGCGTACCGTCATGGGTATGAGCCGCCCCACTCCCCCCGTACGACGCCTCCGCCTCGGGCTGCCGCGGCGGATGTTCTCGCAGGTGCTGCTGATGCAGCTCGCGATCGCCGCGGGAGTCACGGTGCTCGCGACCGGGCTGTTCCTCGCACCGCTCAGCAACCAGCTGGACGACCAGGCGATGCGACGCGCCCTCGCCATCGCCCAGACGACCGCGCAGCAGCCGCAGATCGCCAGGGATCTGCAGACCACGCCCTACTCGGTCGACGGGCCGGTGCAGAAGGAGGCGGAGCGGATCCGCAAGGCCACCCAGGCCGAGTACGTCGTGATCATGAACAACCAGGGCATCCGCTGGTCCCACACCGACCCGAAGGAGATCGGCGGAAAGGTCTCGACCGACCCCGCGCGGGCGCTCGCGGGCGAGGAGGTCATGGAGATCGACGAGGGCACCCTGGGCCGCTCGGCCCGCGGCAAGGTGCCCCTGCGCGACAGCGACGGAACCATCATCGGGGCGGTCTCGGTCGGCATCGCGTACGACAGCGTCCGGGCCCGGCTGATCCACGCCATCCCGGGACTGCTCGCCTACGCCGGCGGCGCCCTGGCCGTCGGTGCGCTCGCCGCCTGGCTGATCTCCCGGCGGGTCCAGCGGCAGACCCGGGACCTGGCCTTCTCCGACATCTCGGCGCTGCTCGCGGAGCGCGAGGCGATGCTGCACGGCATCAGGGAGGGCGTCGTCGCCCTGGACCGGGCCGGCCGGGTCCGCCTCCTCAACGACGAGGCGCAGCGGCTGCTGAGCATCGGCGACGAGGCCGTGGGCCGCTCCCCCGACGAGGCGCTCGGCGAGGGCCGCACGGCCGACGTGCTGGCCGGGCGCGTGACCGGCACCGACCTGCTCACCGTCCGCGGCCAGCGGGTCCTGATCGCCAACCGCATGCCCACGGACGACGGCGGCGCCGTCGCGACCCTGCGCGACCGTACGGAGC
This DNA window, taken from Streptomyces sp. NBC_00663, encodes the following:
- a CDS encoding ATP-binding protein, whose protein sequence is MSRPTPPVRRLRLGLPRRMFSQVLLMQLAIAAGVTVLATGLFLAPLSNQLDDQAMRRALAIAQTTAQQPQIARDLQTTPYSVDGPVQKEAERIRKATQAEYVVIMNNQGIRWSHTDPKEIGGKVSTDPARALAGEEVMEIDEGTLGRSARGKVPLRDSDGTIIGAVSVGIAYDSVRARLIHAIPGLLAYAGGALAVGALAAWLISRRVQRQTRDLAFSDISALLAEREAMLHGIREGVVALDRAGRVRLLNDEAQRLLSIGDEAVGRSPDEALGEGRTADVLAGRVTGTDLLTVRGQRVLIANRMPTDDGGAVATLRDRTELEQLGRELDSTRGLIDALRAQDHEHANRMHTLLGLLELEMFDDAVEFVGEVVGDHRATAEQVTEKIKDPLLAALLVGKATVAAERGVALWISDRTWLPDRLIDPRGIVTVVGNLVDNALDAVGGKPHARVEVELRAEGRTAVLRVRDTGPGIPAEHRELVFTEGWSTKQPPAHGKRGIGLSLVRRLAERQGGSAGVTEADGGGAEFTVVLPEALAGDDLEPALTVPAAPEEES
- a CDS encoding sucrase ferredoxin, translating into MSTCSTVSRDLDEPIAGTAATARTWLLLEQPGPWGAHALTSSHLDPVLGRALERAAKGTGVRVALIRRPGRHADCHTPSARRVYVSHTAPGNVWLRSATIHDPRRLLDLDLAALGTGDHRSFDAALDGRAHTGAPLALVCTNGKRDRCCALLGRPLAAELSASGVEGVWEVTHLGGHRFSPTMLVLPYGYAYGRVGAPAVKEILHSAQDGRIVLEGCRGSSAWERPGQAAELAVRAAADEYGADALIVVRTEGAAPRWEVTVAHVDGRHWRVVVAQGASLPPRAESCGTSVLGSPARMDVTAVRELTPSSALAS